A single region of the Acinetobacter sp. WCHA45 genome encodes:
- a CDS encoding DUF3142 domain-containing protein, whose product MTLLKTVFCIFLVFSLNACQPTQSATSKVDANDFASFWIWGDIQTAPYLVHAKELYILQGEIRYSKSKQISTFTPQGVSILKLPRQKIWLVFRTHHLAWNEQNYQTVFKRLEHWRNQGNQVQGIQIDFDSRTNDLKEYALFLESFRKRLPPSYQLSITGLLDWTNFKDQRTLTILRNNISELVIQTYQGTTTIPNYPQYLKRISAMQLPYKIGFVQNGLRQNNSNDFNDPHFKGYIIFLLRSKT is encoded by the coding sequence ATGACGTTGCTTAAAACGGTTTTCTGTATTTTTCTGGTTTTTAGCCTGAATGCCTGCCAACCGACACAATCAGCAACTTCAAAAGTTGATGCCAATGATTTTGCTTCTTTCTGGATTTGGGGTGATATTCAGACAGCCCCTTATCTGGTTCATGCGAAGGAACTGTATATTTTACAAGGTGAAATCCGTTATTCCAAATCAAAACAGATTTCAACTTTCACACCGCAAGGCGTATCCATACTAAAATTACCCCGTCAGAAAATTTGGTTAGTTTTTCGCACACATCATCTGGCTTGGAACGAACAAAACTATCAAACTGTTTTCAAACGTTTAGAACATTGGAGAAATCAAGGGAATCAAGTTCAGGGAATTCAAATTGATTTCGACAGTCGAACCAATGATTTAAAAGAATATGCCCTTTTTCTAGAAAGTTTCAGAAAAAGACTCCCTCCCTCTTATCAACTTAGCATTACAGGATTACTGGACTGGACAAATTTTAAGGATCAGAGAACTTTAACTATTTTGAGAAATAATATCAGTGAACTTGTGATCCAAACCTATCAAGGTACAACCACCATTCCCAATTACCCACAATATTTAAAACGTATCTCTGCAATGCAACTGCCTTATAAAATCGGTTTTGTACAAAATGGGTTACGTCAAAATAACTCAAACGATTTTAATGACCCTCATTTTAAAGGCTATATCATCTTTTTACTTCGATCTAAAACATGA
- a CDS encoding RDD family protein, which translates to MQIYLARNNQQAGPYSLDQLNQMLSSQQVLLTDLVWHEGMGEWKTLGELTQGKLVYEPVGYSSFNHQINNQTEQSTFKIKVEQKTSELASFHSRALAKVIDLTLWLPMAAIPSFFFNESQYTELFKIQKQLQASQVASSEAAELQHQLMQLIPNEAWMSIFVYLILMLILQAFLIAKSGQSIGKKITKIKIVDAETHTAINTIRAFWLRSALFIILNLLFMPFITIIDYAFFAFNKNRQTLHDKLAKTKVVKQ; encoded by the coding sequence ATGCAAATTTACTTGGCTCGTAATAACCAACAAGCTGGACCTTATAGTTTAGACCAACTGAACCAAATGCTTTCTAGCCAACAAGTATTACTTACAGACTTGGTGTGGCACGAAGGTATGGGTGAATGGAAAACTCTTGGCGAACTCACTCAAGGAAAACTTGTCTACGAACCTGTAGGTTATTCATCATTTAATCATCAAATTAACAATCAAACTGAGCAGTCAACTTTTAAAATTAAAGTTGAACAAAAAACATCTGAACTCGCCTCATTTCATTCTCGTGCACTCGCTAAGGTGATTGACTTAACACTTTGGCTGCCGATGGCTGCTATACCATCTTTTTTCTTTAACGAAAGCCAGTACACAGAATTATTTAAAATTCAAAAGCAATTACAAGCAAGCCAAGTCGCTTCAAGTGAAGCAGCTGAGTTGCAGCATCAACTTATGCAGCTTATTCCAAATGAAGCATGGATGAGTATTTTTGTTTATTTGATCCTAATGTTGATACTGCAAGCTTTTTTAATTGCGAAGTCTGGACAAAGCATTGGTAAAAAAATAACCAAAATTAAAATCGTAGATGCTGAAACACATACGGCAATCAATACGATTAGAGCTTTTTGGTTGAGAAGTGCTTTATTTATCATTCTGAATCTATTGTTTATGCCATTTATTACAATTATCGACTATGCTTTCTTTGCATTTAATAAAAATCGCCAAACTTTGCACGATAAATTGGCAAAAACTAAGGTCGTAAAGCAATAA
- a CDS encoding cytochrome o ubiquinol oxidase subunit IV: MSGHDHNAAGASHGNFKQYTVGFILSVILTIIPFGMVMSGGFSRGILVTVIAIAAVAQVIVQLVYFLHMNTSSEQRWNLIAFIYTILCIAVLLVGSVWIMNYLHYNMMI, encoded by the coding sequence ATGAGTGGTCATGACCATAATGCTGCAGGTGCATCGCACGGTAACTTTAAGCAATACACTGTTGGGTTTATCCTATCTGTTATCCTCACCATCATCCCATTCGGGATGGTGATGTCGGGCGGATTTAGCCGTGGCATCTTAGTTACTGTTATTGCAATCGCTGCTGTTGCTCAGGTAATCGTGCAACTTGTGTATTTCTTACACATGAATACATCATCTGAACAACGCTGGAACCTTATTGCATTTATCTACACAATCTTATGTATTGCTGTACTTTTAGTCGGCTCTGTGTGGATTATGAATTACCTACACTACAACATGATGATCTAA
- the cyoC gene encoding cytochrome o ubiquinol oxidase subunit III gives MAEVLHHDNHGHDGHHEHDDTDLTVFGFWTYLMSDLILFGSLFIAFAVLSSHIPPGTPSAKDLFGDSLGFVLTETFALLISSVTFGFAVLASYKKNVNQVITWLFVTFLFGASFIGMEIYEFHHLVHAGHGPTHSAFLSAFFTLVGTHGIHVTSGLVWMLVLMYQIKKNGLTLPNTRRLACLSLFWHFLDIVWICVFSVVYLLGVL, from the coding sequence ATGGCTGAAGTACTTCATCACGACAACCACGGTCATGACGGTCATCACGAACATGATGATACAGACTTAACGGTCTTTGGTTTCTGGACTTATTTGATGAGTGACTTGATTCTTTTCGGATCACTCTTCATTGCGTTCGCCGTATTAAGCAGTCATATTCCACCTGGTACTCCAAGTGCGAAAGATCTTTTTGGTGATTCTTTAGGTTTTGTTTTAACCGAAACTTTTGCCCTTTTGATCTCTTCGGTAACATTCGGATTTGCTGTTCTTGCATCTTATAAAAAGAACGTTAATCAAGTAATTACTTGGTTATTTGTTACTTTCTTATTTGGTGCATCGTTCATTGGGATGGAAATTTATGAATTCCATCACCTTGTACATGCTGGCCATGGTCCAACTCATAGTGCGTTCTTATCAGCATTCTTTACTTTGGTTGGTACACACGGTATCCACGTAACTTCTGGTTTAGTGTGGATGTTAGTATTGATGTATCAAATCAAAAAGAATGGTTTGACACTACCGAATACACGTCGTCTTGCTTGCTTAAGCTTGTTTTGGCACTTCCTTGACATCGTTTGGATCTGTGTATTCAGCGTCGTTTACTTACTGGGAGTTCTCTAA
- the cyoA gene encoding ubiquinol oxidase subunit II, whose product MRQTILAVLSLSTMAALLTGCGGDMVLLNNKGPVGQGQSSLMMTAIYLMLLVVIPSIIMALWFGWQYRASNKDADYKPTWAHSTTIEIVVWGVPVIIIGILAWLTWWGSHKYDPYRPLESDKAPLTVQAIAEQFKWIFIYPEQNIATVNEVRFPEKTPVSFKITSNFTMNSFFIPQLGGQIYAMAGMQTHLHLLADEPGVFRGFSANYSGYGFSQMRFKAHSVTEPEFAQWVEAVKAGNGTSINAEAIQKGTLDQAELATLKDGDRSKHQIEILVNRAKAAGDEEALAKAEAMKPFPNKPHPVTYYSSVEPKLFETIINHYMSNYHGADHSAAGHATAETHAAAEHAAQGE is encoded by the coding sequence ATGAGACAAACGATTTTAGCTGTATTGTCTTTATCAACGATGGCTGCGCTCTTGACAGGGTGTGGCGGTGATATGGTACTACTAAACAATAAAGGTCCAGTAGGTCAAGGTCAAAGTAGCCTGATGATGACTGCGATCTATCTAATGCTATTGGTGGTGATTCCATCAATTATCATGGCATTATGGTTTGGTTGGCAATATCGCGCATCGAATAAAGATGCAGACTATAAACCTACTTGGGCACACTCTACGACAATTGAGATCGTTGTTTGGGGTGTTCCTGTCATTATTATTGGTATTTTAGCTTGGTTAACTTGGTGGGGTTCCCACAAGTACGACCCTTACCGTCCGTTAGAGTCAGATAAAGCGCCTTTAACTGTTCAAGCAATCGCTGAACAATTTAAATGGATTTTTATCTATCCTGAGCAAAACATTGCAACGGTAAACGAAGTACGCTTCCCAGAAAAAACGCCTGTAAGCTTTAAGATTACTTCTAACTTTACGATGAACTCGTTCTTCATCCCACAGTTAGGTGGTCAGATCTATGCAATGGCGGGTATGCAAACTCATCTTCACCTTTTAGCAGATGAACCAGGTGTATTCCGTGGTTTCTCAGCTAACTATTCAGGTTACGGTTTCTCACAAATGCGCTTCAAGGCACATAGTGTAACTGAACCAGAGTTTGCACAATGGGTAGAAGCTGTTAAAGCGGGTAATGGTACAAGTATCAATGCTGAAGCAATTCAAAAAGGTACACTTGACCAAGCTGAATTAGCGACACTTAAAGATGGCGATCGTTCTAAACATCAGATCGAAATTCTTGTAAACCGTGCTAAGGCTGCTGGTGATGAAGAAGCACTTGCTAAAGCTGAAGCTATGAAACCGTTCCCGAACAAGCCACACCCTGTGACTTATTACTCTTCAGTTGAGCCAAAATTGTTTGAAACAATTATCAACCACTATATGAGTAATTATCACGGTGCTGACCACTCTGCTGCTGGACATGCAACAGCAGAAACTCATGCTGCAGCTGAACACGCTGCTCAAGGGGAATAA
- the cyoB gene encoding cytochrome o ubiquinol oxidase subunit I — MDMIFGKLGWDSIPTEPIVLVTMVMMALGGIAVLGGITYFKKWGYLWNEWFTSVDHKKIGIMYIIVSVVMLLRGFADAIMMRLQLFLAKGGGEGYLHPDHYDQIFTAHGVIMIFFVAMGLVVGMMNISVPLQIGARDVAFPLLNSLSFWLFAGAAGLMMASLVLGEFASTGWMAYPPLSGIQYSPGVGVDYYIWALQVSGLGTLLSGVNFFVTIIKMRAPGMKLMDMPIFTWTSLCTAVLIIASFPVLTGTLAMLTLDRYFGFHFFTNELGGSPMLYVNLIWTWGHPEVYILVLPAFGLYSEIVATFSRKTLFGYKSMVYATIAITVLAFVVWLHHFFTMGAGANVNAFFGIMTMVIAIPTGVKIFSWLFTMYKGRITYTTPMLWTLGFLVTFGIGGLTGVLMAVPPADFLVHNSLFLIAHFHNVIIGGVVFGMFAGIIFYWPKMFGWKLNEAWGKAAFWFWFIGFYFAFMPLYILGFMGMTRRLNTYDNPEWDPYLAIALFGAVLIAIGIACFLMQIIVGFLQRHQNMDYTGDPWDSRTLEWSTSSPAPFYNFAHVPEASGVDRFWTDKENGVAYARNTKYEDIHMPTDRAAGFVIAMFITVLGFALIWHIWWLVVVSFVASVVSLIVSSFTKNVDYYVPAAEVERIENERYALLEKHLKKD; from the coding sequence ATGGATATGATTTTTGGCAAATTAGGCTGGGATTCTATTCCAACAGAGCCGATTGTACTCGTTACCATGGTCATGATGGCTCTTGGTGGCATTGCAGTTCTAGGCGGTATTACCTATTTCAAAAAATGGGGATACTTATGGAACGAATGGTTCACATCAGTAGACCATAAGAAAATTGGTATCATGTATATCATCGTATCAGTAGTCATGCTTCTGCGTGGTTTCGCCGATGCGATCATGATGCGTTTACAACTTTTCCTCGCTAAAGGCGGTGGTGAAGGTTACTTACATCCAGACCATTACGATCAGATCTTTACAGCACACGGTGTAATCATGATCTTCTTCGTGGCTATGGGTCTCGTTGTAGGTATGATGAACATTTCTGTTCCATTGCAAATCGGTGCTCGTGACGTAGCATTCCCATTATTGAACTCTTTAAGCTTCTGGTTATTTGCGGGTGCTGCTGGTTTGATGATGGCTTCACTTGTTTTAGGTGAATTCGCTTCGACTGGTTGGATGGCATACCCTCCTCTTTCAGGTATCCAATATTCACCAGGTGTAGGTGTTGACTACTACATTTGGGCACTCCAAGTTTCTGGTTTAGGTACGCTTTTATCTGGTGTTAACTTCTTTGTTACCATCATTAAAATGCGTGCACCTGGCATGAAATTAATGGACATGCCTATTTTCACATGGACTTCACTGTGTACGGCTGTATTAATCATTGCATCATTCCCTGTATTAACAGGTACGCTTGCAATGCTTACTTTAGACCGTTACTTCGGTTTCCATTTCTTCACTAATGAGCTTGGCGGTAGCCCAATGCTTTACGTGAACTTGATCTGGACATGGGGTCACCCTGAAGTATATATCTTGGTATTACCAGCATTTGGTTTATACTCAGAAATCGTTGCAACCTTCTCTCGTAAGACGTTGTTCGGTTACAAATCAATGGTATATGCAACTATCGCAATTACTGTACTTGCGTTCGTTGTATGGCTTCACCACTTCTTTACCATGGGTGCGGGTGCAAACGTTAACGCATTCTTCGGTATTATGACGATGGTTATTGCGATTCCTACAGGTGTGAAAATCTTCTCGTGGTTATTCACAATGTATAAAGGACGCATTACTTATACTACCCCGATGCTTTGGACACTTGGCTTCCTTGTGACTTTTGGTATCGGTGGTTTAACTGGTGTACTTATGGCTGTTCCACCTGCGGACTTCCTTGTACATAACTCACTCTTCTTGATCGCTCACTTCCATAACGTAATTATCGGTGGTGTGGTGTTTGGTATGTTTGCCGGCATCATCTTCTACTGGCCGAAAATGTTTGGTTGGAAGCTCAACGAAGCATGGGGTAAAGCTGCGTTCTGGTTCTGGTTCATCGGTTTCTATTTTGCATTCATGCCACTTTATATCCTTGGCTTCATGGGTATGACACGTCGTTTGAATACATATGACAACCCTGAATGGGATCCATACTTAGCAATTGCATTATTCGGTGCAGTATTGATTGCTATCGGTATTGCTTGTTTCCTTATGCAGATTATCGTTGGTTTCTTACAACGTCATCAAAATATGGACTACACAGGCGATCCTTGGGATAGTCGTACACTTGAATGGTCTACGTCATCTCCTGCTCCATTCTATAACTTTGCACATGTACCAGAAGCTAGCGGCGTTGACCGTTTCTGGACTGACAAAGAAAATGGCGTAGCATATGCACGTAACACTAAATATGAAGACATCCACATGCCGACTGATCGTGCTGCTGGTTTCGTGATTGCAATGTTCATTACTGTTCTTGGTTTTGCATTGATCTGGCATATTTGGTGGCTAGTCGTTGTTTCATTCGTTGCTTCAGTTGTTAGCTTGATCGTAAGCTCATTCACTAAGAATGTTGATTATTATGTTCCTGCTGCTGAAGTAGAGCGTATTGAAAACGAACGCTATGCATTACTTGAAAAACACTTGAAGAAGGACTAA
- the cyoE gene encoding heme o synthase, with translation MWKKYLFLTKPGILFGNFITTLGGFFLAAQGSIDFLLLLITLLGTTFVVASGCVVNNVIDQDIDQKMQRTMNRALVKKTISPSIAMFYALVLGVIGFSMLWFYVNAYAFLFAVIGFVVYVGFYSLWTKRTTIHQTVIGSISGASPPVIGYTAVSHHFDMAALLIFIAYALWQMPHSWAIAIYRFEDYKNAGVPILPVARSIHRTKIESLIYVILFTVAMNALYIYGYTNIIFLVICNALCIYWFYICILGFKAEDDQLWAKRFFLFSVILITVISLSFSFTFKSPAPFLPIF, from the coding sequence ATGTGGAAAAAGTATTTATTCCTGACTAAACCAGGAATTCTCTTCGGTAATTTTATTACCACCTTGGGCGGCTTCTTTTTAGCCGCCCAAGGCTCTATAGACTTCCTCTTATTATTAATTACATTACTTGGAACAACTTTTGTGGTTGCTTCTGGTTGTGTAGTCAATAATGTTATTGATCAAGACATCGATCAAAAAATGCAACGCACAATGAATCGTGCTCTTGTTAAGAAAACCATATCTCCTTCTATTGCAATGTTTTATGCTCTTGTATTAGGTGTGATTGGTTTTAGCATGCTCTGGTTCTATGTGAATGCCTATGCATTTTTATTCGCAGTCATTGGTTTTGTCGTCTATGTCGGTTTTTATAGTTTGTGGACGAAACGTACCACGATCCATCAAACCGTGATTGGTAGTATTTCTGGAGCGAGTCCACCTGTTATTGGTTATACGGCTGTAAGTCATCATTTCGATATGGCTGCTCTTCTCATTTTTATTGCATATGCCTTATGGCAAATGCCGCATTCATGGGCAATTGCGATTTATCGTTTTGAAGATTACAAAAACGCAGGCGTGCCTATTTTACCTGTTGCACGTTCTATTCATAGAACTAAAATCGAATCGCTGATCTATGTGATTTTATTCACTGTTGCGATGAATGCTTTGTATATATATGGATATACCAATATTATTTTCTTGGTCATCTGTAATGCACTTTGTATTTACTGGTTTTACATTTGTATTTTAGGATTTAAAGCTGAAGATGATCAGCTTTGGGCAAAACGCTTTTTCCTTTTTTCAGTAATCTTAATTACTGTGATTAGTTTGAGCTTTAGCTTTACATTTAAAAGCCCTGCACCCTTCCTCCCTATTTTTTAA